Proteins co-encoded in one Octopus sinensis linkage group LG6, ASM634580v1, whole genome shotgun sequence genomic window:
- the LOC115212804 gene encoding caldesmon isoform X6, producing the protein MDSKLLDSKPLAAGGADKLPKEPAEVGGTDSKLPEAPVEVPAEVGGADKTKQNAETGETTSQGIASGTTLITNGLSEDLPAPPPELIENGHEPTVERVTVSEVESEVKNIESDAIYDIPDAVPVLTTDSGSVKSGSEKSESDKQETNSIKTGSVKSEKVESEKGDSERAESEKAESEKGDSEKAESERAESEKAVSEKCESEKCESEKAESEKAESEKAESDIVAVVKSDIESIKAEANISNNEVAGTAKSYITKIPLDDLDSSPSFVKAVREPKEIDVSDPLNFVNVSAEEMKQKILSKKKARKFKDMNLKEKHEILDRL; encoded by the exons ATGGACAGTAAACTGCTTGACAGTAAACCTTTGGCAGCTGGAGGAGCAGACAAACTTCCTAAAGAACCTGCGGAAGTTGGAGGAACAGACAGTAAACTCCCTGAAGCGCCTGTGGAAGTACCTGCGGAAGTTGGAGGAGCAGACA aGACAAAACAAAATGCTGAGACAGGTGAGACCACCAGCCAAGGAATTGCCTCTGGTACCACTTTGATAACCAATGGACTGAGTGAGGACCTTCCTGCACCTCCCCCAGAACTTATt gaAAATGGACATGAACCTACTGTGGAAAGGGTGACTGTATCAGAAGTTGAAAGTGAAGTTAAGAATATTGAAAGTGATGCAATATATGATATTCCTGATGCAGTTCCTGTATTGACAACTGATTCAGGATCTGTCAAAAGTGGATCAGAAAAATCTGAATCGGACAAACAAGAAACGAATTCAATTAAAACAGGATCGGTTAAATCGGAGAAAGTAGAATCGGAGAAAGGAGACTCGGAGAGAGCAGAATCAGAGAAAGCAGAATCGGAGAAAGGAGACTCGGAGAAAGCAGAATCAGAGAGAGCGGAATCGGAGAAAGCAGTATCAGAAAAGTGTGAATCAGAAAAGTGTGAATCAGAGAAAGCGGAATCAGAGAAAGCAGAATCAGAGAAAGCGGAATCAGATATAGTGGCAGTGGTCAAATCTGATATCGAGTCGATTAAAGCAGAAGCTAATATATCAAACAACGAAGTTGCTGGAACAGCAAAATCCTACATCACAAAAATCCCTCTTGATGACTTAGACAGTTCTCCTTCATTTGTGAAAGCCGTTAGAGAACCTAAAGAAATTGATGTTAGTGATCCATTAAACTTTGTTAATGTAAGTGCTGAGGAGATGAAGCAAAAGATCTTGTCCAAGAAGAAAGCCAGGAAGTTCAAAGATATGAATCTAAAAGAAAAGCATGAAATCTTAGACAGACTGTGA